One segment of Arthrobacter sp. MMS18-M83 DNA contains the following:
- a CDS encoding NF038396 family protein has product MLKKPETLFVLGYMLLPLFALLSAIIGLTMILGGNKILGIIVLVVVTQVFAFGAFYALRARKAALLQEPDLPK; this is encoded by the coding sequence ATGCTGAAAAAACCTGAGACCCTGTTCGTGCTTGGCTACATGTTGTTGCCACTGTTCGCGCTGCTGTCCGCGATTATCGGCCTCACCATGATCTTGGGTGGCAACAAGATCCTGGGGATCATCGTCCTGGTAGTGGTGACCCAGGTCTTCGCCTTTGGCGCCTTCTACGCCCTGCGCGCCCGCAAGGCAGCCCTGCTTCAGGAGCCCGACTTGCCCAAGTAA
- a CDS encoding dihydrofolate reductase, producing the protein MSTQENPPPETPSSKEAAEAMTGIGLVWAQTASGVIGKGGTMPWHVPEDLKHFSALTTGHPVIMGRKTWESFPAKYRPLPGRTNIVVTRQQGWSDSPDATGAVVVSSLDAALLESQFAPGGQNVWIIGGGEIYRQSMDIANVAIVTVIDADIDGDTFAPEFGEAWDLESTRPAEGWLTSKNGTNYRIATWRRTED; encoded by the coding sequence ATGAGCACCCAGGAAAATCCCCCTCCGGAGACACCTTCCTCCAAGGAGGCCGCGGAAGCGATGACCGGCATCGGCCTTGTGTGGGCGCAAACAGCCAGCGGCGTGATCGGCAAGGGCGGGACCATGCCCTGGCACGTCCCTGAAGATCTGAAGCACTTCAGCGCGCTGACAACAGGGCATCCGGTCATCATGGGCCGCAAAACCTGGGAGTCGTTCCCCGCGAAGTACCGGCCCTTGCCCGGCCGCACCAATATTGTGGTGACCCGGCAACAGGGCTGGTCGGACTCGCCCGACGCAACTGGCGCCGTCGTCGTCTCCTCCCTTGACGCCGCCCTGCTCGAGTCCCAGTTCGCACCTGGCGGCCAGAACGTCTGGATCATTGGTGGCGGCGAAATTTACCGGCAGTCCATGGACATCGCGAATGTCGCCATCGTCACGGTCATCGATGCCGACATCGACGGCGACACTTTCGCGCCGGAGTTCGGCGAGGCCTGGGATCTTGAGTCGACGCGGCCCGCAGAAGGCTGGCTCACCTCCAAGAACGGCACCAACTACCGGATTGCCACGTGGCGCCGGACGGAAGACTGA
- a CDS encoding thymidylate synthase has translation MSIPTPYEDLLRDVMANGTHKSDRTGTGTRSVFGRQLRFDLSQGFPLMTTKRVHFKSLALELLWFLRGESNVKWLQEQGVTIWDEWADADGELGPVYGVQWRSWPTPDGGHIDQIAELMKGLAANPDSRRHIVSAWNVSEIKDMALPPCHAFFQFYVADGKLSCQLYQRSADMFLGVPFNIASYALLTCMVAQQLDLEPGDFVWTGGDVHVYDNHVEQVTEQLSREPYEYPKLRFNRKPDSIFDYTFEDFEVVGYRHHPSIKAPVAV, from the coding sequence GTGAGCATCCCAACCCCATATGAAGACCTCCTGCGCGATGTCATGGCCAACGGCACGCACAAGTCGGACCGCACGGGCACCGGCACGCGGAGCGTTTTCGGCCGCCAGCTGCGCTTCGATCTGAGCCAGGGTTTCCCGCTCATGACCACCAAGCGTGTGCACTTCAAATCGCTCGCGCTGGAGCTTCTGTGGTTCCTCCGCGGTGAATCCAACGTCAAGTGGCTCCAGGAACAAGGCGTCACCATTTGGGATGAATGGGCAGACGCCGACGGCGAACTCGGCCCGGTCTACGGCGTGCAGTGGCGCAGCTGGCCGACCCCCGATGGCGGACACATTGACCAGATCGCCGAACTCATGAAGGGCCTCGCAGCCAACCCGGATTCCCGCCGTCACATCGTCTCGGCCTGGAATGTTTCCGAAATCAAGGACATGGCCTTGCCCCCATGCCACGCGTTCTTCCAGTTCTACGTCGCCGACGGCAAGCTGTCCTGCCAGCTGTACCAGCGCTCGGCAGACATGTTCCTCGGCGTCCCCTTCAACATCGCCTCTTATGCCCTGTTGACCTGCATGGTTGCCCAGCAGCTCGATCTTGAGCCCGGCGACTTCGTCTGGACCGGAGGGGACGTCCACGTCTATGACAACCACGTGGAGCAAGTCACGGAGCAACTCTCCCGGGAGCCCTACGAGTATCCGAAACTGCGCTTCAACCGCAAGCCGGACTCAATCTTCGACTACACCTTCGAGGACTTCGAGGTAGTCGGGTACCGCCACCATCCTTCCATCAAGGCGCCAGTGGCGGTATGA
- a CDS encoding NUDIX hydrolase has product MKSDTPIADQTDHPGEPIDVTAAGAIPWRVTKGALEVLLIHRPKYDDWSWPKGKLDVGETIPECAVREIREEIGLDAALGIPLPPTHYHVAAGLKVVHYWATQVNGSVIKPDGEEVDAYMWAAPDKAARFLSNPTDVSPLQALAKTHLNGELETWPLILVRHAKAKPRSSWTKAEGSRPLAATGLRQALAVERLLGVWKPLRIVSSPWARCVSTIAPYAKAAGAKVKLVEALTEHNHQRSPKKTSAVVEGLFDKQRAVALCTHRPALPTILKKLGERMGPELHEILPAQDPYLAPGEMIVCHVARGNGQRVVAVEQIKPFDD; this is encoded by the coding sequence TTGAAGAGCGATACACCCATTGCAGATCAGACGGACCATCCCGGGGAGCCCATCGACGTAACGGCGGCAGGGGCGATTCCCTGGCGCGTCACCAAGGGGGCCCTTGAGGTCCTGCTGATCCATCGGCCCAAGTATGACGATTGGTCCTGGCCCAAAGGCAAACTCGACGTCGGGGAAACCATCCCGGAATGCGCCGTCCGCGAGATCAGGGAAGAAATCGGCCTCGATGCGGCCCTCGGAATCCCATTGCCCCCCACTCACTACCACGTGGCAGCGGGACTGAAAGTGGTGCACTACTGGGCCACACAGGTCAACGGCTCCGTCATCAAGCCGGATGGCGAGGAAGTGGACGCCTACATGTGGGCCGCGCCGGACAAGGCCGCCCGGTTCTTGAGCAACCCCACGGATGTGAGCCCGCTCCAGGCGCTAGCGAAGACCCACCTGAATGGTGAGCTAGAGACATGGCCGCTGATTCTGGTGCGGCATGCCAAAGCCAAGCCACGGTCTTCCTGGACCAAGGCCGAAGGCAGCAGGCCCTTGGCGGCCACGGGCCTGCGGCAGGCGCTGGCGGTAGAGCGGCTTCTGGGCGTGTGGAAGCCTCTCCGGATCGTGAGCAGTCCGTGGGCAAGGTGCGTATCCACCATCGCACCGTACGCCAAGGCGGCCGGAGCCAAAGTGAAACTTGTGGAGGCCCTGACGGAGCACAATCACCAGCGGAGCCCCAAGAAGACATCAGCCGTCGTCGAGGGCTTGTTCGACAAGCAGCGTGCGGTTGCCTTGTGTACCCACAGGCCGGCACTCCCCACCATTTTGAAGAAGCTCGGCGAGCGCATGGGCCCGGAGCTTCACGAGATCCTGCCTGCCCAGGACCCCTACCTGGCCCCTGGCGAGATGATCGTGTGCCACGTGGCCCGGGGAAACGGCCAGCGCGTGGTGGCCGTGGAGCAGATCAAGCCCTTCGACGACTGA
- a CDS encoding RNA degradosome polyphosphate kinase encodes MNPDPVGTTRTEVKGATLPPRFGSSEVPAARATQDRIDIPEFAPSLEPEGDITPDRFLDRELSWLAFNSRVLELAEDPDLFLLERVNFLSIFASNLDEFFMVRVAGLKRRIATGLAVPSPAGLSPIEVLEQIGEAAHKLQERHARVFAEQIRPALAYEHIHLMRWDELDDEAQHRLSIMFGEKVFPILTPLAVDPAHPFPYISGLSLNLAVIVRNPVSDKELFARVKVPDQLPRLVSIDGPRAGAVPGRVARFIALEEVIAVHLDKLFPGMEVMEHHSFRVTRNEDVEVEEDDAENLLQALEKELLRRRFGPPVRLEVTTDINPNIRALLVRELGVEESEVYSVPAPLDLRGLSVIGGIDRADLHYPKHVPHTSRYLNESETSKAANVFAAMRRRDILLHHPYDSFSTSVQAFLEQAAADPKVQAIKQTLYRTSGDSPIVDALIDAAEAGKQVLALVEIKARFDEQANISWARKLEQAGVHVVYGIVGLKTHCKLSLVVRQEVDGLRRYCHIGTGNYHPRTARYYEDLGLLTSNEQVGEDLSKLFNQLSGYAPKSTFKRLLVAPRSVRSGLIDRIETEIRNARAGIAAKVQIKVNSMVDEATIDALYRASQAGVKVDVIVRGICSLRPGVPGLSENITVRSVLGRFLEHSRVFAFANANDPVVYIGSADMMHRNLDRRVEALVQLANREDTAEVMDLLRRYLDPGTASWHLNNEGHWTRFHQAEDGTPLLDIQSWLLASRSRQRAVARR; translated from the coding sequence ATGAATCCGGACCCGGTCGGAACAACCAGAACCGAGGTCAAGGGCGCAACCTTGCCTCCGCGCTTCGGTTCTTCCGAAGTCCCGGCGGCGCGGGCCACTCAGGACCGCATCGACATTCCGGAATTTGCCCCTTCCCTGGAACCGGAAGGCGACATCACCCCGGACCGTTTCCTGGATCGCGAACTTAGCTGGCTTGCCTTCAACTCGCGCGTTCTTGAGCTCGCCGAGGACCCGGATCTTTTCCTGCTGGAGCGTGTCAACTTCCTCTCGATCTTTGCCTCAAACCTGGATGAATTCTTCATGGTGCGCGTTGCCGGCCTGAAGCGCCGCATCGCAACCGGGCTCGCGGTGCCCTCCCCCGCCGGGTTGAGCCCCATCGAAGTCCTCGAGCAGATCGGCGAGGCCGCCCACAAGCTGCAGGAACGGCACGCCCGGGTGTTTGCCGAGCAGATCCGCCCCGCTTTGGCCTACGAGCACATCCACCTGATGCGCTGGGACGAACTCGACGACGAAGCGCAGCACCGCTTGAGCATCATGTTCGGCGAGAAGGTCTTCCCGATCCTCACCCCGCTCGCCGTCGATCCCGCCCACCCGTTCCCCTACATTTCCGGCCTTTCCCTGAACCTGGCAGTGATTGTCCGCAACCCCGTGAGTGACAAGGAACTGTTCGCGCGCGTCAAGGTTCCGGACCAGCTGCCCCGCCTTGTCTCGATCGACGGCCCGCGGGCCGGCGCAGTCCCGGGCCGGGTGGCACGCTTCATCGCCCTCGAAGAGGTTATTGCGGTTCATCTGGACAAGCTGTTCCCCGGCATGGAAGTCATGGAGCACCACAGCTTCCGCGTGACCCGCAACGAGGACGTTGAGGTTGAAGAGGACGACGCCGAGAACCTCCTGCAGGCGCTTGAGAAGGAACTGCTGCGCCGCCGCTTCGGCCCGCCCGTCCGGCTCGAGGTCACCACGGATATCAACCCGAACATCCGCGCGCTCCTGGTGCGGGAACTCGGCGTCGAGGAGTCCGAGGTCTACTCCGTTCCAGCACCCCTGGACCTCCGTGGACTTTCGGTCATCGGTGGAATCGACCGCGCCGACCTTCACTACCCGAAGCACGTGCCCCACACCTCGCGGTACTTGAACGAATCAGAGACCTCCAAGGCCGCCAACGTCTTCGCGGCCATGCGCCGCCGCGACATCCTGCTGCACCACCCGTACGACTCGTTCTCGACGTCGGTCCAGGCCTTCCTGGAGCAGGCGGCCGCCGACCCAAAGGTCCAGGCCATCAAGCAGACCCTGTACCGCACCTCCGGGGACTCGCCCATCGTTGACGCCCTGATCGACGCCGCCGAGGCCGGCAAGCAGGTCCTTGCACTCGTGGAGATCAAGGCCCGCTTCGACGAGCAGGCCAACATCTCCTGGGCCCGCAAGTTGGAGCAGGCCGGCGTGCACGTTGTGTACGGCATCGTGGGACTCAAGACTCACTGCAAGTTGTCCTTGGTAGTCCGCCAGGAAGTGGACGGCCTGCGCCGCTACTGCCATATCGGAACGGGCAACTACCACCCGCGCACGGCCCGTTACTACGAGGACCTGGGCCTGCTGACCTCGAACGAGCAAGTGGGCGAGGACCTGTCCAAGCTCTTCAACCAGCTCTCCGGATACGCTCCCAAGTCCACGTTCAAGCGGCTTCTTGTGGCGCCACGCTCGGTGCGGTCGGGGCTGATCGACAGGATCGAGACTGAGATACGCAACGCCCGCGCAGGAATCGCCGCCAAGGTCCAGATCAAGGTCAACTCCATGGTGGACGAAGCCACCATCGACGCCCTCTACCGGGCGTCGCAGGCCGGGGTAAAGGTTGATGTCATTGTCCGTGGCATATGCTCGCTGCGTCCCGGAGTACCTGGACTAAGCGAAAACATCACGGTTCGTTCCGTGCTGGGCCGCTTCCTGGAGCACTCACGCGTGTTTGCCTTCGCGAATGCCAACGACCCCGTGGTCTACATCGGCTCCGCGGACATGATGCACCGTAACCTCGACCGTCGGGTCGAAGCCTTGGTGCAGCTCGCCAACCGCGAAGACACAGCCGAGGTCATGGACCTGTTGCGCCGTTACCTGGACCCGGGTACTGCAAGTTGGCATCTCAACAACGAAGGTCACTGGACCAGGTTCCACCAGGCCGAAGACGGCACGCCGCTATTGGACATTCAGTCCTGGTTGCTTGCCTCACGGTCCCGCCAACGTGCAGTCGCCCGGCGGTAG
- the mshD gene encoding mycothiol synthase produces the protein MSPAHPENWPVLVVKGASDRELLRDIKTLAAAAEESDGNPPLSEQTLVMLRGADAGDHSLLTLALYAPDEQSDPASGQDLAGIAVVVEADDGTGVLEMAVHPSYRNQGVAGRLLDALRDGRGLSGLSAWSHGNHEAAADLAARYGYGPVRELWKMRLMSSTAEMPDAGLPEGVSLRAFVPGQDESAWLAANRAAFAHHPEQGSLTRADLDARMAEDWFDPAGFLLAVNTAGELLGFHWTKVHPRQGPHPSIGEVYVVGVTPAAQGLGLGKALTVAGIRYLQSHELHSVMLYVDADNTAAVALYQKLGFVRWDVDVMYAPLARK, from the coding sequence ATGAGCCCTGCGCACCCGGAGAACTGGCCCGTCCTCGTCGTCAAAGGCGCCTCGGATCGCGAGTTGTTGAGAGACATCAAGACTCTCGCCGCAGCCGCGGAGGAGTCGGACGGCAATCCCCCCTTGTCCGAACAAACCTTGGTCATGCTGCGTGGAGCCGACGCCGGCGACCACTCGTTGCTCACGCTTGCCCTGTATGCCCCGGACGAGCAGTCCGATCCCGCAAGCGGCCAGGATCTGGCGGGAATCGCCGTCGTCGTTGAAGCGGACGACGGGACCGGAGTCCTGGAAATGGCCGTCCACCCCAGTTACCGCAACCAGGGAGTCGCCGGCAGGCTGTTGGACGCGCTCCGCGACGGCCGCGGGCTTTCAGGGCTGAGTGCCTGGTCCCACGGGAACCATGAGGCCGCCGCAGACCTCGCCGCCCGCTACGGCTACGGTCCGGTGCGTGAACTGTGGAAGATGCGGCTCATGTCCTCCACCGCTGAAATGCCCGACGCCGGACTGCCCGAGGGAGTCTCGCTGCGCGCCTTTGTGCCGGGGCAGGATGAGTCCGCGTGGCTGGCTGCCAACAGGGCAGCTTTTGCGCATCATCCCGAGCAGGGGTCCCTGACCAGGGCCGACCTCGACGCCCGCATGGCTGAGGACTGGTTTGACCCCGCAGGCTTCCTGCTCGCCGTGAACACAGCCGGGGAATTGCTCGGCTTTCATTGGACCAAGGTTCACCCCCGGCAAGGACCCCATCCGTCGATCGGAGAGGTCTATGTAGTAGGTGTGACGCCCGCGGCCCAAGGCTTGGGGCTTGGCAAGGCGCTCACTGTCGCCGGGATCAGGTACCTCCAGAGCCACGAGCTTCACTCCGTGATGCTGTACGTGGACGCCGACAACACCGCCGCGGTTGCCCTTTACCAGAAGCTGGGCTTCGTGCGCTGGGACGTCGACGTCATGTATGCACCGTTGGCCCGGAAGTAG
- a CDS encoding winged helix-turn-helix transcriptional regulator: protein MSHILLLTNSTGSSVDILPALELLNHRVHILPAEPTALLETDPTDVVFLDARKDLVGARSLTQLLKATGLSAPLILILTEGGMAAVSSAWSVDDIVLDSAGPAEVEARIRLAMARAVPGEEETNTEIRAAGVVIDEASYTARVNGQPLNLTFKEFELLKYLAQHPGRVFTRQQLLTEVWGYDYYGGTRTVDVHVRRLRAKLGVDHENLISTVRNVGYRLTLVRLQEDELTEA, encoded by the coding sequence ATGTCGCACATCCTGCTTCTGACGAACAGCACCGGGTCGTCGGTAGACATCCTGCCTGCCTTGGAATTATTGAACCACCGGGTCCACATCCTCCCGGCAGAACCGACGGCACTGCTCGAAACCGATCCCACCGACGTCGTTTTCCTTGATGCCCGCAAGGACCTTGTCGGGGCCCGCTCCTTGACCCAATTGCTCAAGGCCACGGGCCTGAGCGCCCCCCTCATCCTGATCCTCACTGAAGGCGGCATGGCTGCCGTCTCCTCTGCATGGTCCGTGGATGACATCGTCCTCGATTCTGCGGGTCCGGCCGAAGTCGAGGCCCGGATCCGCCTGGCGATGGCGCGCGCCGTCCCCGGCGAAGAGGAAACCAACACCGAAATCCGCGCGGCCGGCGTCGTGATTGACGAGGCAAGCTATACGGCCCGGGTGAACGGACAGCCGCTCAACCTGACCTTCAAGGAATTCGAGCTCTTGAAGTACCTGGCGCAGCACCCGGGCAGGGTCTTCACGCGTCAGCAGCTCCTCACGGAAGTATGGGGCTACGACTACTACGGAGGCACCCGCACCGTGGACGTCCACGTGAGGCGCCTGCGTGCAAAGCTGGGCGTGGACCACGAAAACCTGATCAGCACGGTACGCAACGTTGGTTATCGGCTGACGCTGGTCCGTTTGCAAGAAGATGAACTCACGGAAGCCTGA
- a CDS encoding permease has product MKSWSIGVVGLVALAVIVASTYGPPEGLVGVGIAASAAVGIGWPHFLAVPAKKTLAAVIGLSGAASAVAAGFIPAPGFLDATPAFIAAGVIAVFVVQLIRGTGQAQRLESTLGSCAGVLLSCLGAGWIAGSRFNGIKEMVLVAGLSAAVALLAGLLRWPDRVVAPLGIVAAGLVAPLAGLVFSNISIVPAIVVGVVIGSILVSFRRMVTLRLGRLNFPAVLGMGVAPVWAVGALCYFIDKLLIY; this is encoded by the coding sequence GTGAAGTCTTGGAGTATCGGGGTGGTCGGCCTCGTGGCCCTCGCGGTTATCGTGGCCAGCACATACGGTCCCCCGGAAGGCCTGGTGGGCGTCGGAATCGCGGCGTCGGCCGCCGTCGGCATCGGATGGCCCCATTTTCTAGCGGTTCCCGCCAAAAAGACCCTGGCCGCGGTGATCGGGTTGAGCGGTGCCGCTTCAGCCGTGGCTGCCGGTTTCATCCCGGCCCCCGGCTTCCTCGACGCGACTCCCGCCTTCATCGCGGCCGGCGTGATCGCGGTGTTCGTCGTGCAACTAATCCGCGGAACGGGTCAAGCGCAGCGGCTTGAATCCACCCTCGGCAGTTGCGCAGGCGTGTTGTTGAGCTGCCTCGGAGCAGGCTGGATTGCGGGTTCACGGTTCAACGGCATCAAGGAAATGGTGCTGGTTGCCGGCCTGAGTGCCGCGGTTGCCCTTCTCGCCGGACTCTTGCGCTGGCCGGACCGGGTTGTGGCGCCTTTGGGCATCGTCGCGGCCGGATTGGTGGCTCCATTGGCCGGCCTGGTGTTCTCCAATATTTCGATTGTGCCCGCGATCGTCGTGGGTGTCGTCATCGGCTCGATCTTGGTCAGTTTCCGCCGGATGGTCACGCTGCGACTCGGCCGCCTGAACTTCCCGGCCGTCCTGGGAATGGGCGTCGCGCCCGTCTGGGCGGTTGGTGCCCTGTGCTACTTCATCGACAAACTACTCATCTACTAA
- a CDS encoding FABP family protein produces MPIEIPSDLTPELVPLSWLIGEWEGRGRLGSGDEDSDHFIQHVSFTHHGLPYLEYRAESWLTDEDGTKLRPLTVETGFWALERKMIDADGGPGLIPADIVPALKTADDVEAHRNADGGFDISVSIAHPGGISELYYGQIKGPQIQMSTDMVMRGGHSKEYTAATRIFGLVDGNLLWRWDVSTPGKSLEAHASAFLNKLS; encoded by the coding sequence GTGCCCATCGAAATCCCTTCAGACCTGACACCCGAACTGGTACCCCTTTCCTGGCTCATTGGCGAGTGGGAAGGCCGGGGACGGCTTGGAAGCGGCGACGAAGACTCGGATCATTTCATCCAGCACGTCTCCTTCACGCATCACGGCCTGCCGTACCTGGAGTACCGCGCCGAAAGCTGGCTCACTGACGAGGACGGCACCAAGCTGAGGCCACTGACGGTGGAGACCGGCTTCTGGGCGCTGGAGCGGAAAATGATTGACGCCGACGGCGGTCCGGGCCTGATCCCCGCGGATATTGTCCCGGCGTTGAAGACTGCCGACGACGTCGAGGCCCACCGGAACGCTGACGGCGGGTTCGATATCTCGGTGTCGATCGCCCACCCCGGCGGTATCAGCGAGCTGTACTACGGCCAGATCAAGGGGCCGCAGATCCAGATGAGCACAGACATGGTGATGCGTGGCGGCCACTCCAAGGAATACACTGCGGCCACACGCATTTTCGGTCTGGTAGACGGCAACTTGCTGTGGCGTTGGGATGTGTCCACTCCGGGGAAGTCGCTCGAGGCCCATGCTTCGGCTTTTCTGAACAAGCTCTCCTAG
- a CDS encoding flavodoxin family protein, translating to MNEAAKPASYDDLKAVFFNGTLKPSPQVSNTDGLIAISRRIMEKQGVSTRVIRTVDHNVAAGVYPDMREHGWATDEWPELYPAVLEADIVVVAGPIWLGDNSSQTKKLIERLYAHSGQLNSKGQWAYYPKVGGCLITGNEDGIKHCAMNVLYSLQHVGFTIPPQADAGWIGAVGPGPSYLDEGSGGPESDFTNRNTTFMTWNLLHYARMLKDVGGIPAYGNLPEEWKAGTRFDFENPEYR from the coding sequence GTGAACGAAGCAGCAAAACCTGCCAGCTATGACGATCTCAAGGCTGTGTTCTTCAACGGGACGCTCAAGCCATCCCCACAGGTGAGCAATACCGACGGCCTGATAGCCATCAGCCGGCGCATCATGGAGAAGCAGGGAGTCAGCACCCGCGTCATCCGCACCGTGGACCACAACGTCGCTGCCGGCGTGTATCCCGACATGCGCGAACACGGATGGGCCACGGACGAATGGCCGGAACTTTATCCGGCGGTGCTGGAAGCCGACATCGTGGTGGTGGCCGGCCCCATCTGGCTCGGCGACAACTCCTCCCAGACCAAGAAGCTCATCGAACGTCTCTACGCCCATTCGGGCCAGCTCAACAGCAAAGGCCAGTGGGCCTACTATCCAAAAGTCGGCGGCTGCCTGATTACCGGCAACGAGGACGGCATCAAACATTGCGCCATGAACGTCCTGTACAGCCTTCAGCATGTCGGCTTCACCATTCCGCCACAGGCCGATGCCGGCTGGATCGGCGCCGTCGGTCCTGGCCCAAGCTACCTCGACGAAGGCTCCGGTGGCCCGGAGAGCGACTTCACCAACCGGAACACCACGTTTATGACCTGGAACCTGCTCCACTACGCGCGGATGCTCAAGGACGTGGGCGGCATTCCCGCCTACGGCAACCTCCCGGAGGAGTGGAAAGCCGGCACACGCTTCGATTTTGAAAACCCGGAATACCGCTGA
- the ygfZ gene encoding CAF17-like 4Fe-4S cluster assembly/insertion protein YgfZ has translation MTYKSPLLSRPGAVEGGGEDSGVAAHYGEPLREQRALAAGTAVVDLSYRGVVTVTGPDRLSWLNTLSSQQLTNLQPGVSSELLLLTIQGRIEFDARVVDDGETTWLLVEAAEAAPLAEWLNKMRFMLRVEVADVSADWAVVGSTKAVDAWSGRLVWEDPWPHIGVGGYSYSVVEESSHPGLERPWFEYLIPAGELEAAVDGMALAGSLAAEALRIAAWRPRLGAETDEKTIPHELDLLRTSVHLNKGCYKGQETIARVHNLGHPPRRLVFLQLDGSQHTLPAPGSVVFAGERKVGTLTSVAQHFEMGAVGLALIKRSVDPQEVLTVLDGEEPYPAAQEVIVAPDAGQVVGRQTGFLKGPHR, from the coding sequence ATGACTTACAAGAGCCCCCTATTGTCGCGCCCCGGAGCTGTAGAAGGCGGCGGCGAGGACTCCGGCGTCGCGGCCCACTACGGCGAACCCCTGCGGGAGCAGCGCGCGCTGGCCGCCGGCACCGCCGTCGTCGATCTTTCCTATCGTGGGGTTGTCACGGTCACTGGACCGGACCGTCTCAGCTGGCTCAACACGCTGTCCTCGCAGCAGTTGACCAATCTCCAGCCAGGTGTCTCAAGCGAACTGTTGCTCCTCACCATCCAGGGCCGCATTGAGTTTGACGCCCGCGTGGTGGACGACGGCGAGACCACCTGGCTGCTGGTCGAAGCCGCCGAGGCTGCCCCGCTGGCGGAGTGGCTCAACAAGATGCGATTCATGTTGCGGGTCGAAGTGGCTGATGTATCGGCCGATTGGGCCGTCGTCGGTTCAACCAAGGCGGTTGACGCCTGGTCCGGACGGCTCGTTTGGGAGGATCCGTGGCCGCATATCGGCGTCGGCGGCTATTCGTACAGCGTGGTGGAGGAAAGCTCCCATCCCGGTCTTGAACGGCCGTGGTTCGAGTACCTCATTCCCGCGGGCGAGCTTGAAGCGGCCGTCGATGGAATGGCCCTCGCTGGCTCGTTGGCTGCGGAGGCCCTTCGCATTGCCGCGTGGCGTCCCCGGCTTGGCGCGGAGACGGACGAGAAGACCATCCCGCACGAGCTCGATCTCCTGCGGACATCGGTCCATTTGAACAAAGGCTGCTACAAGGGCCAGGAAACCATCGCCCGCGTCCACAACCTGGGACACCCGCCCCGGCGGCTTGTCTTCCTGCAACTGGACGGCTCGCAGCACACCCTCCCGGCGCCGGGCAGCGTCGTATTTGCCGGGGAACGCAAGGTAGGTACGCTGACTTCCGTGGCCCAGCACTTCGAAATGGGAGCGGTGGGGCTGGCGCTCATCAAGCGGTCTGTGGATCCGCAGGAAGTGCTGACCGTCCTGGATGGTGAGGAACCCTATCCGGCCGCCCAGGAGGTAATCGTTGCGCCCGACGCCGGACAGGTGGTGGGACGCCAGACCGGATTCCTGAAGGGACCCCACCGATGA
- a CDS encoding ankyrin repeat domain-containing protein yields MSETTGDEAQTTGVDEEAIALAHALLDAAREGNSELLRSYLNAGAPAGMSNAAGDSLLMLAAYHGHPETVQLLLYHGADANAANDRGQTPLAGAVFKGYTEVARVLIDAGADPDAGVPTARDAARMFARTDILALLG; encoded by the coding sequence ATGAGCGAAACAACGGGCGATGAAGCCCAGACGACGGGTGTCGATGAGGAGGCGATCGCCTTGGCGCATGCGTTGCTCGATGCCGCCAGGGAGGGCAACTCCGAGCTCTTGCGCAGCTACCTCAACGCAGGTGCGCCTGCCGGAATGAGCAATGCCGCGGGTGATTCACTCCTGATGCTGGCGGCGTACCACGGCCACCCTGAGACCGTTCAGCTTCTGCTCTACCACGGTGCCGACGCGAACGCCGCGAATGACCGCGGCCAGACGCCGCTGGCGGGTGCGGTTTTCAAGGGCTATACGGAGGTAGCCCGGGTGCTCATTGACGCTGGAGCAGATCCGGACGCCGGAGTCCCCACAGCGCGCGACGCCGCCCGGATGTTTGCTCGCACCGATATTCTCGCGCTGCTTGGATAG